In Neisseriaceae bacterium CLB008, one genomic interval encodes:
- a CDS encoding DoxX family protein, with product MTHTSSTSAYQPHALGLLRIVLGYCIMLYGLAKTFAIPYTEQFANVPLSSIYGIAGVVELVGGLMLLLGFKTRFAALILSGQMAFAYFIGHVSASSLLFPVMNGGSLAVVLSFSFLYFVFSGPGKWALDNKQ from the coding sequence ATGACACACACTTCATCAACATCAGCCTATCAACCGCACGCCCTTGGCCTACTGCGCATCGTTTTGGGCTACTGCATTATGCTGTATGGCCTAGCCAAAACCTTTGCCATTCCCTATACCGAGCAGTTTGCCAACGTGCCTTTGAGCTCTATTTACGGCATTGCCGGCGTGGTCGAACTTGTCGGTGGCCTGATGCTGCTCTTGGGCTTTAAAACCCGATTCGCCGCCTTGATTTTGTCAGGCCAAATGGCGTTTGCCTACTTTATTGGCCACGTCAGCGCCAGCAGCCTCTTATTCCCCGTGATGAACGGCGGTTCTTTGGCCGTGGTGTTGAGCTTCAGTTTTCTATATTTCGTTTTCTCTGGGCCAGGCAAGTGGGCTTTGGATAACAAGCAATAA